Part of the Prionailurus bengalensis isolate Pbe53 chromosome B3, Fcat_Pben_1.1_paternal_pri, whole genome shotgun sequence genome is shown below.
catgtgctgttTAATACATACAGTTTACAGAAAGGAAAGTTTTTCCCACAAATTCTCAAAATAGAATTTATGCAAGATTAGCAATATAGCACTATTGGCTTCCAAGGTTCTTGATTACAGAATTCCTTTTGAGAAATGCATTAAAAACAGCCTTGTCTCTAATAGCTGCTTCTTGATTTACTACTTGTGCAtactttacaaaaggaaaaaaaggaagatggtgTGAGAAAGTAAAAAAGTATGTTTACTTAACAGCAAAATAGGTCCGTTTCACCTTTTGATGTGTTTGTACCTGAGTAATTATTAGCACTCTAAAGGGCCTACCAACAATAGACTTTCAAATATTAGATACATATACCAGAAGTATTCTCATAAGAGgactatttttctaaaatctgttaacatttttgaaaagtcattCCAAGGAccagaaattatttgaaaatgatatatcaaGAATTAATACATAGTCTGAATTTATTGCTTTTGGGGCATTCGGAAAAGTTGAGATTGTTGAAGAAGATAACGTGTAGTACTGTAGAAGAACAGGGAGGATCAAAGTTCAGCATACCAGCTGTATTTCTGACATCTCTCTCAAtcatttaatttcagttttctatCAATAATAGTAATATGTAACAGTTTTTAAATGCTAAGGTTTACTACTTGCTTGAGAGGGATTCTCATCCCAATTGCTTAATGGAGATTTTTATCCtgattttatagctgaggaaaccagagaggttaagcaacgtGCTCTTaccacagctggtaagtggcattGCTGGCCTTCAGATCTGAGTCTCTGAGTCTAGAGTCTGTGTCTCAGTTGCTTctcataaatgtttgttaatttgtCTAACCTACCTTCAAAAGGgcaatgtgggggcgcctgggtggcgcagtcggttaagcgtccgacttcagccaggtcacgatctcgcggtccgggagttcgagccccgcgccatcagctcagagcctggagccagtttccgattctgtgtctccctctctctctgcccctcccccattcatgctctgtctctctctgtcccaaaaataaataaacgttgaaaaacattaaaaaaaaaaaaaaagcaatgtgaaGATAATGTACGAGAATGTACTTCAGATTGCACatagtatgtatttttcaaagtatGTGTAATGATGTTTGTGGATGAGACCTTAAATAAATTCaatgtttaattttcaaagcTTCATTTAAAGGACAAGAAGCGATTTGAGAAAGCGAACCAAGATTCTGGTCCTGGTTTGAATCTTGAAGAATTTATTGCTTTTGAGCATCCTGAAGAAGTTGATTATATGACGGTAAGGAAGTTTTAAGAGAATTCTTGAGTAACCAAAACTTTAAAACctgtttttttctaagttgttAAAATGAATCATCTAgcaatgagaatttttaagagaaCCTAAGATCCAAAGATCTCCCCACTTAAGATGAGAAGTGGGAAAGGATTTCTGCTGGTGGGGGAGGAGTGCTGATTAGGAGGGAGAAGGTAAATCTCTGTCAAATGTGTGAGTGGCATGCTTCCCTTGGCTGTTTTCTCCCTTATAACCACATTACTTTCATTGCCTTCCTTGTCCTTTTGTAGCTTTCacacttttctgttttccagtaTCAGTAGCATCAGTACTTCTATTTAGTTTACGACATCACTTGTAAAAACTTCAGGTCTGGGAAAACATCACCTTCGGATCCCTTTTCCTAGGGTGTTGGTGAGGGGTGTAGGTGTAGCCGCTGCTGAATAACATGTTTGCAGCGTGAGGAATGATCCCTCTCATCACTTTAGTACTTAAAAGAATTACCAGTTCTACAGAATTTTTGTTGAACTCTAGAATTTAGCTCAACAAACATTGATTGAGTCCCTACTATGACGCGGCAAGCTTCTTGAGAACAGAAACTATTGTAAAGGCTAGTTAACTTTACTATTGTAAAGGCTAATATAACAAATAGCCTTCTAAAAAatagactaggggcgcctgggtggcgcagtcggttaagcatccgacttcagccaggtcatgatctcgcggtccgtgagttcgagccccgcgtcaggctctgggctgatggctctgagcctggagcctgtttccgattctgtgtctccctctctctctgcccctcccccgttcatgctctgtctctctctgtcccaaaaataaataaacgttgaaaaaaaaatttttttaataaaaaaaaaataaaaaaaaaaataaaaaatagactaaaCATTCAATATTGAGGTCTGTTGCCTAGCCTCAGCCTCCAGCTGTGTGGCTTGGTTCTCTGGATATTTCAGGGAGGGAAGATATTTCAAGGAGGGAACATAGCTTTATATTAAATGGGTCATGGCCAAAAGCTGCTGCCTTGAATAACAAGGCTGCAGTTAACCTTTTTCTCCATAGCCCAGTGGCAAGACACCATGATTGCGACCACATTTGCCACTGAGGCTTCTGATTTCTCACCTGGCACAAAACACACGACCTAGTTTTAGAACAATGCTGGGCACAATTTGTTTAAGTGCCAAAATTAAGTTAAGACTAGCTAATTGAACCCTAGCATGGCAGGCAGGTATTGATTCTCTGGGGAATAAGGAACAATTGAATTGAAGACTGAGGAGGGGAATGACcagtgaaaacaatgaaataatttggGCATCATGTGCCACGGCCCCAGAGTACAATGTGGCAATGGAACAAAATAGGCATGAacaacattttgaagaaaacacaGCAAGAATGTTGACTGACTAAATAAgtgtgggaagagaaaggaaaagctaGAGAGGACTGTGAGGTTTTGAGCTTGTATAAAAATGATCAAAACAGTAGTACCATTGACAGAATGGGTTGTGTCAGGACGGGACAGGATATGCCAAGTGGGAGTTGACTCCCACTTACGTGACTGTGGCACATAAGATGTGTGACCAAAAAGTGGTGTCTCATTCAAAGCAGCTTCATTAATTCTTATTTACCTTAATTTGTTTTAGTGTATCCCTTTTTccatttaaagatatatttgataggggcgcctgggtggcgcagtcggttgggcgtccgacttcagccaggtcacgatctcgcggtccgtgagttcgagccccgcgtcgggctctgggctgatggctcagagcctggagcctgtttccgattctgtgtctccctctctctctgcccctcccccgttcatgctctgtctctctctgtcccaaaaataaataaacgttgaaaaaaaaaaaattaaaaaaaaaaaaataaagatatatttgataaaggaaaaGGCAGGGTACAAGATCAACTAGATGGTTTTACTTTGGATTAAAAGTTAGAATTTAAAGTACTTTCATTCATGTAGttccaaaatttccttttttttttttttgagggagagagagaatcccaagcaggtttagcctcatctcacaaccatgagatgcctgagctgaaatcaagagtcagatgcttaaccgactgagccacccaggtgcccccaaaatttcttttaatcatGGCAACATTATTGAAATAAGTCTGTTGTCTCCCAAGAGGATTACTTAACTTGTATGGGATTACAGTGATTCTTAACTTGTATGGGATCACagactcctttaaaaatatggagCAACCTGTAGACTATCCCAGAAAAATCACATAGGCTCCTACACACAAAATATGGTATTATAATTTCAGGAGATTCTCAGATTCTCTAAAACTAATCTTTGGATATCCAGGTTAAGATCCCcttatttctatatataaaatctgtaacatttgatttttagaaaactaACAACTTGTATTTAAGTTATTTCATGCAGATGTAAAGGAAGCCTTTGGGTTTGGCTAGAATTAGAGACTTTTGAGAATATGTTTTTGTTACAGTTGTGATGCTAGAATCCAGGTGGAAAGGTGTTTGGGTGGCAGCAGGTCATGAGGACAAAGTAATAAATGTAACCCATAAGAAGCTAGGCATCAAAGAATCCAGGATGGTAATTAAAGAGTATAGCAAAGTCCTGGGGACTTGAATGTGTTAAAGGCATAGAAGAAGAAGCTGATGAGAAGAGATTGGAGCCTTAGGAGAGGCCAGAGTTAAGAGTGAAAGAAAACACTCAGGAAATAGAAAAGTATGGGAAAAGTCTTCCTAGGAAGAGTGTTGAGGGATTCACCctagagaaaggggaaagataGCAAAtttagagaaaggggaaagataGCAAATTCCTGAGACTGAAGAGAAGGATGAGAGGAATAGGCATAAAAATAGAGGTAATTAAAGGTGAGGATGCAATGCTGATAAACAGGcataccttggggtgcctgggtggctcagtcagatgcttctgacttcatctcaggtcatgatctcacagctcatgagttcaagccccacatcgggctctgtgctgttagtgtggagccggtttagatcctctgtccccttctctcccttccccattcacgcCCTATCTCTCAGAAGACCTGTACCTTGTTTGGAAAAATGGGAGAGTATTTGGATAGAATTGTAGTCAGGCTCAAAGTGGAATTTTCAAAAAACAGCTTTAGAGTATGtgttagggaaactgaggcagagacagacttCCAAACTGCAGTGAGAGCCCActgaaaggaataaaattaatttataagcGTTAggtttgtatttgtatttgtgtttctctttcttttagacTTTATGATTCTGGAATAAAGGAGAAAGTGATGTGGGTCTGCTGTACAGGGTGGAGATTGGCAAAGTAAGAAAAGGGTACAAGAAGATACAGGAAGGTAATAAGGGAAGGCCTCAAATAGCTGGCCATTAAACAGGTCACCTTGGGTCAAATGTAACTAGAAAGCGTGTAATCTTTGGGTTAGAGAGGATTGGTTGATAAGAAGCCATGATAAGAATGAGGAGCAGATTTGGGGCAGTGGATGGGGTAGATTtggtggaagaggaagaaaggaggtgtAGGTTTATGGGGGACTGACACATTTCACTTAGATCTAGAGGCAGAACACTTCCACGCAAAGGGATCTAAAATGGGGGTTCTTTTGGGTTTGTTAATGGACTAGACGAAAAGTGGAGCTAAAGGAGACCTAGGTGATAAGAGGTGTCCttctggagaaggaggggaaTGTGCAGAAAATAGGATTGTGAGTTTAGTGTTCAGGTTGTTTAGGAGGGTGAAGTGGAGTTCTTCTTAATAGCAGAAGCTTAAAGACATTGAATTTAAAACTACTtaatatttgtggttttattcCTGCTTCTAAATTCCAGTTTAGAAAGATTGTCTTGCAAGTATGGACAACTGAAATGATTATTCCTAAAGAACTTCTGTACGGGGATGGATTCAGACGGTGGTGGGAAAATTTTGTAactaattgttgttgttgttgtttatgaaCATACAATAGGAATTTGTCATTCAAGAGGCTTTAGAAGAACATGACAAAAATGGTGATGGATTTGTTAGTTTGGAAGAATTTCTTGGTGACTACAGGCGGGATCCAAGTAAGTACCCTGGGATgtgtggaaggaggaaggaaacatgggaattaaagaagaaaggaattgggAGAGAGCCTTACTCTGTTTGAGGTCTGTTTGACAGAGGGAAATGGAACAAGAAGAATTGTGCCTGATTTCTGCTTGTTCTGCCGAGTAAATATAATATAAGCAAAACAGACTCATGGCTTATGTGAGAATGCTATCTCACTTTTAGTTCCACTTGTAGATTCAaagagttttcttcctttccaaacaaACGTAACATAATTATCGATTCAAATGGGCAAGGAAGTAGAGgttgatatttttaaacaaaatcctgTACCTTTGCATGtagatcttaaaagaaaaagaaacaaaatactatAATTACTGGTATAGACCATGGATGGCATCTTACTGAGTGTTTGAAATTTGAGGAGTCTGCATGTGCAGCTTTTTCTTTTCACAGAGGTCTTTTTGGAATTGTTGCTTCAAAGCATCACTTAGTGtgaatttcactttaaaattacACATGTTACTTTATAAGCACACATGGCAAGCTTTATATAGCCACATGATGTACATGTAATGTGTACATGGGTACATGTACCCCGCTCAAATGTGGGGAAACTAGATACCAGAACAATTAGCAGCAGTTAACAGACTTAACTTGTTGTGATAAtatacatcattttaaaaactctgagtggtggggcacctgggtggctcactcagttaagtgtcctactttggctcaggtcatgatctcacagttcatgagttctcgtgagttcgagctctatgtcaggctctctgctgtcagcaaagagcccgcttctgatcctctattcctctccttctctgtccttttcctgctcattctctctctctctctctctctctctctctctctctctctctctctttcaaaaaaaaccaaaaaaacctttaataaaaaataaaaactctgggTCATTTAGACTTACATGtcacttttgaaaattatatagtGTATACTTATTTTAGGACTTTTCAGATATGTAGATCTGTTTCATTGGGCTTCCTTGATGTAGTAAGCTTtaaattcatttcctttattcTAGGGATGTACCAAACTTCTTATTGGATACAGGTTCTATTCTTGTGTATgcatattgtgttttatttttttaattaagcagcAAATGAGGATCCAGAGTGGATACTGGTTGAGAAAGATAGATTCCTGAATGATTATGACAAAGATACCGATGGCAGGCTTGACCCCCAAGAGCTGTTGTCTTGGGTAGTACCCAATAATCAAGGAATTGCACAAGAAGAGGTGAGTGTTAAAAAGTGACTATATATTCTCCTCTTCCCCAGATTTGGTGCTATTAATAGAAAAGAAGTTCAAAGCCATAAGCTGAAGAAAGAAGTAATGGAATCATTGTTTCTTTAGGATCCATGCATTGCAATTTCTTGACTTAAATCTGTGAACTGTTTTAGATTGTCCAGGAAGTTAAGATTATATCATGTATTAATTTGATAGTACAGTGAATAGAACAATAAAAGTTTATACTTTACCTATAAGGGCCCAAAGTGggttatattaattttgcttaaCTTTGAGGTATCCTGAATTGGATTtgagtggggaggaggcagaaccTAGCAGAAATTAAGAAAGGAGATAGTAAGAGAAGCGGTAGATAGCTTGGTTATAATGTGTAGTATTTTGAGATACTGAGATAATGAGTATTTGGCACACCTGAATGATTTTGACAAATCCAATCACATTGAAATGTGAACATCTTGCTGAAAATACTTACACTTGAcaccttttggttttattttgttttgttttgttttaaaggctCTTCACCTAATTGATGAAATGGATTTGAATAGTGACAGAAAGCTCTCTGAAGCAGAGATTCTGGAGAACCAGGACTTGTTTCTTACCAGTGAAGCTACAGATTATGGCAGACAGCTTCATGATGAGTATTTCTATCACGATGAGCTTTAATCCCTGGGTAGATCTGAGTAGAGTACTGTCTCTTTTATAATTTGTTACCAGCTTTACTTTTGTGATAAAATATTGATGTTATATTTTACACTCAAGTCTTAACACAGTCAAAATGATCTTAAATGTAGATTGTAATTTTGGCCTTTTAGAAGAACAGAACCAAACCtggtatttatttcaaaatgtattgaaGGAATAAAACAATATTGTGCCATATGACAACAAAGTCTTTCCTAAATATTCCATCTGTTTAGTACTGTATCGTGGGATATTTGAGTTCTATTTCcatacttgaaaaaaatgcagGATTTTAGAGATGCCTgaacaatattatttaaatagtATGTGACTGAgctatcagtttttcttttgttttaagtagatATAACTTTGGAACTGACAGAAAGGACATTGTTTTTAGAtttagcattttgttttaaaacctttaaaGGAACCTTTAGAAGGACTTATACCTCACATTTTAATGTTGAGAAGTTctgcttaattttaaaatggtttctaTAAAGGGTTTTATTGTATGAAATAGAACtatatttttgcatatgtatagatagtaattatatttaatgtgtaaCTATAGCGTTATGGTGTGTGGAATTTGACATTGTCCAGAACTCTTCATTTTTGactgattaaaaatgaaatgtcctatctttttatatgtttgtttgtttttctttgatctCCCAGATATTTCACATAGGTTTTGTTATTATACATGATCTTACCTTATTCGTTCTTAGATTTTGGTAGTGAGTGTTCTCAAAACTTAAATTATTCTTGctacatattcttattttttttttccttttttgataaaaGAATCAAGTTATAATTGAATGTACACTTGACCTACTTCGGTTGCTATTGTAACAAATGTAGTCTTGCTGTTTTGTGCTAGAAATAACCCTAAGAATTACACAGGTTGAAATCAGTAGTAGAGCTGGTTAGTTATCAATGATATTGTTTACTGTCCATTCTATTGAAATTAAAATCATACTTGGTAAGTATTTGTCAGTTTCAACCTCATTCAGGGGATCCATTTATTCACCTttgtggggaggaagaaaagtgacAAGGTGAGGAATTTGCTTTCCTAGCTCTTACCTACAgatagtcttcctttttttttttttttaaattactttggggcacttaggtggctcagttggtggaatgcCAAcgtcggttcaggtcatgatgatcttgcagttcgtgggtttgagcctctcatcgggctctgtgccgacagctcagcgcctggagcctgcttttggattctgggtctccctctctccgcccctcccccactgtctgtctctctcaaaaatgaataaacattaaaaaaaattttttttaattacttttatttgtgGGGGAAGAGGTCAGCTACATATTCTGTTAATCTTCTTCCAGAATAAAGTTGTGTCTTCTATGGCACACATAGCAGTCAGGGGGCTTAGCAAGTCTTCAATGAGTATTTGGGAAAGCCTGAAGCTCTTTTTGATAGAATTAACAGCATCTACCTACCTCTCTGTTGTCCCCATCTTTGCTGAGGTGAAGTGTGAATGCAAATTGTAAACTCTTACACCATACTGATAGCTTGCTTACCCTGGTACCTAAAGTATAAGGTTTTCATTTTAACCTACAACACCTATCTGGTGATAGCAGTTTAAGATTTAAAGATACACCATTATCACTCACTTGTCACTTGTC
Proteins encoded:
- the RCN2 gene encoding reticulocalbin-2 isoform X1; translated protein: MRLGPRPAALGLLLLCAVTVGAGDAEELHYPQGEHRSEYDREALLGGQEEVDEYVKLTPEEQHKRLKSIIKKIDLDSDGFLTESELSSWIQMSFKHYAMQEAKQQFVEYDKNGDGSVSWDEYNIQMYDRVIDFDENTALDDAEEESFRQLHLKDKKRFEKANQDSGPGLNLEEFIAFEHPEEVDYMTEFVIQEALEEHDKNGDGFVSLEEFLGDYRRDPTANEDPEWILVEKDRFLNDYDKDTDGRLDPQELLSWVVPNNQGIAQEEALHLIDEMDLNSDRKLSEAEILENQDLFLTSEATDYGRQLHDEYFYHDEL
- the RCN2 gene encoding reticulocalbin-2 isoform X2, which encodes MRLGPRPAALGLLLLCAVTVGAGDAEELHYPQGEHRSEYDREALLGGQEEVDEYVKLTPEEQHKRLKSIIKKIDLDSDGFLTESELSSWIQMSFKHYAMQEAKQQFVEYDKNGDGSVSWDEYNIQMYDRVIDFDENTALDDAEEESFRQLHLKDKKRFEKANQDSGPGLNLEEFIAFEHPEEVDYMTEFVIQEALEEHDKNGDGFVSLEEFLGDYRRDPTNEDPEWILVEKDRFLNDYDKDTDGRLDPQELLSWVVPNNQGIAQEEALHLIDEMDLNSDRKLSEAEILENQDLFLTSEATDYGRQLHDEYFYHDEL